The following are from one region of the Nostoc cf. commune SO-36 genome:
- a CDS encoding ABC transporter ATP-binding protein/permease has translation MPTQVIQAQPPTNIFSDLAQFWKDIKAIAGPYWYPTEPGKRAFPDVLRAWGMLIMLILLIIALVGVTAFNSFIGRYLVDTLIQEKDYSQFIKILSVNIVGLVVVTFLVGFSKFVRKKIALDWYKWLNNQTLDQYLSNRAYYKINFRADVDNPDQRLSQEIEPVTSSALNFSATLLEKVLEMATFLIIMWSISQQIALILVGYTIVGNLIAVYLNQKLNTINQDGLVFKGEYNYALSHVRNHAESIAFFQGEKQESNIIQRRFNNLIKNIESKISWERGTEIFSRGYQSVIQIFPFLVLAPLYIKDEIDFGQLGQAALASNMFAIALGELINEFGTSGRFSSYVDRLAEFSNALEEVTKEPENVSTIKTIEENHLAFEHVTLQTPNYEQVIVEDLSLSVKAGEGLLIVGPSGRGKSSLLRAIAGLWSAGTGRLVRPPLEQVLFLPQRPYIILGTLREQLLYPYTTRKMSDRELEDVLHQVNLQNLLSRVNGFDTEVPWENILSLGEQQRLAFARLLVTRPSFTILDEATSALDLKNEESLYQQLQEAKTTFISVGHRESLFNYHQWVLELSQDSSWQLVTVQDYQRQKTTQIVPNPPDNAQIKIDDFSNNQSQAEIGVVKFTMEGLSHKEMQALTDYSLGSIRSKASLGKSITANDGFNYYYNKDPKVLKWLRV, from the coding sequence ATGCCAACCCAAGTTATTCAAGCTCAACCCCCAACAAATATTTTTTCAGATTTGGCTCAATTCTGGAAAGATATAAAAGCGATCGCAGGCCCTTACTGGTATCCAACAGAGCCAGGTAAAAGAGCATTTCCAGATGTTCTTCGCGCCTGGGGAATGTTGATTATGCTGATATTACTAATAATCGCTCTTGTAGGTGTAACTGCTTTTAATAGTTTTATTGGTCGCTATTTGGTTGATACCCTTATTCAAGAAAAAGATTATTCTCAGTTCATTAAGATATTATCAGTTAATATTGTTGGGCTGGTAGTGGTAACTTTTTTAGTAGGCTTTTCTAAATTTGTCCGAAAAAAGATTGCTCTAGATTGGTACAAATGGCTAAATAATCAAACTTTAGATCAATATTTAAGCAATCGTGCTTATTATAAAATTAACTTTAGAGCCGATGTAGATAACCCAGATCAGCGTTTATCTCAAGAAATTGAACCTGTAACTAGTAGCGCTTTGAATTTTTCAGCTACTTTGTTAGAAAAAGTACTGGAAATGGCAACATTTTTAATAATTATGTGGTCAATCTCCCAACAGATTGCTCTTATTCTTGTTGGTTATACGATCGTAGGTAATTTAATTGCTGTTTACTTAAATCAAAAATTAAATACAATTAATCAAGATGGGCTTGTATTTAAAGGTGAGTACAATTATGCTTTGAGTCATGTTCGAAATCATGCTGAATCAATAGCCTTTTTTCAGGGAGAAAAACAAGAATCAAATATAATTCAGCGTCGATTTAATAATCTGATCAAAAATATAGAAAGTAAGATAAGTTGGGAAAGAGGTACAGAAATTTTTAGCCGAGGATATCAATCTGTTATCCAAATATTCCCCTTTTTAGTACTTGCACCTTTATATATTAAAGATGAAATAGATTTTGGACAACTTGGACAAGCCGCTTTAGCTTCTAATATGTTTGCTATTGCTTTGGGAGAATTAATTAATGAATTTGGAACTTCAGGAAGATTTTCTAGTTACGTTGATCGTTTAGCGGAGTTTTCAAATGCTTTAGAAGAAGTAACTAAAGAACCAGAGAATGTAAGTACTATTAAAACAATAGAAGAAAACCATCTTGCTTTTGAGCATGTCACATTACAAACTCCCAACTACGAGCAGGTGATCGTTGAAGATTTGTCATTGTCTGTCAAAGCAGGAGAAGGTTTATTGATTGTTGGGCCGAGTGGTCGAGGTAAAAGTTCTCTGTTGAGAGCGATCGCTGGTTTGTGGAGTGCAGGAACTGGTCGGCTGGTGCGACCTCCATTAGAGCAAGTCTTATTCTTACCCCAGCGTCCTTATATAATTTTGGGAACTTTACGCGAACAGTTACTCTATCCTTATACAACTCGCAAAATGAGCGATCGCGAACTCGAAGATGTTTTGCACCAAGTCAACTTGCAAAATCTGCTCAGTCGAGTCAATGGCTTCGATACAGAAGTTCCTTGGGAGAACATATTATCGCTAGGAGAACAACAACGCCTAGCTTTTGCCAGACTGTTAGTTACTCGTCCTAGCTTCACCATATTAGATGAAGCAACCAGTGCTTTAGATTTGAAGAATGAAGAAAGTTTATATCAACAGTTACAAGAGGCAAAAACAACATTTATCAGTGTTGGACATCGAGAAAGTTTATTTAATTACCATCAATGGGTTTTAGAACTTTCCCAAGATTCTAGTTGGCAACTTGTAACCGTACAAGATTATCAACGGCAAAAAACAACACAAATTGTCCCTAATCCTCCCGACAATGCTCAAATCAAAATAGATGATTTTTCTAATAATCAATCTCAAGCAGAAATAGGGGTAGTAAAATTCACTATGGAAGGGTTGTCTCATAAAGAAATGCAGGCATTAACAGACTATTCTCTTGGAAGTATTAGAAGTAAAGCAAGCCTTGGTAAGTCCATTACTGCTAACGATGGGTTTAACTACTACTACAACAAAGACCCCAAAGTTTTGAAATGGTTAAGAGTTTAG
- a CDS encoding SDR family oxidoreductase — MFQSLSGKKVVIIGISSGVDLAIAQKMVEVGAKVILCHSSQEKLTEAIALISGEIQGKTVDVVNEDSVNAFFEQIGSFDHLIVTAMGDRNMPRSLLAEMTTQTAQGAMEKFWGTFFVVRASLKNIAADGSITLTSSVTIFKSSKMGGISAIAAANGAVATFGRSLALEISPIRVNVIAPGLIEDTSIWSSQSESERSDLTKWAETSLPVQHLGKAEEVAQAVFSLITNPYITGVILPVDGGVTLL; from the coding sequence ATGTTTCAGTCGCTATCAGGCAAAAAAGTGGTGATTATTGGCATCAGTTCAGGGGTGGATCTGGCGATCGCTCAAAAAATGGTAGAGGTGGGCGCGAAGGTTATCCTTTGCCACTCATCTCAAGAGAAATTAACTGAGGCGATCGCGTTGATCTCTGGAGAGATTCAGGGCAAAACTGTTGATGTGGTGAACGAGGATTCAGTCAATGCTTTTTTTGAGCAGATCGGAAGCTTCGATCATTTGATTGTAACGGCTATGGGTGACAGAAATATGCCGCGATCGCTCTTAGCAGAAATGACCACACAAACGGCTCAAGGTGCGATGGAGAAATTCTGGGGTACGTTTTTTGTTGTGCGTGCATCGCTAAAAAATATCGCGGCTGACGGTTCCATTACTCTCACATCCAGCGTTACTATCTTTAAATCTTCAAAGATGGGAGGAATTTCAGCGATCGCCGCCGCCAATGGCGCAGTTGCAACTTTTGGGCGATCGCTGGCGTTAGAAATTTCACCAATTCGCGTCAATGTAATTGCCCCTGGATTAATAGAAGATACAAGTATTTGGAGCAGTCAAAGCGAGTCTGAACGCTCAGACTTAACAAAGTGGGCTGAAACATCCTTACCTGTCCAGCATCTTGGTAAAGCAGAAGAAGTGGCGCAAGCAGTGTTCAGTTTAATCACTAATCCCTACATAACAGGGGTTATTTTGCCTGTGGATGGCGGTGTAACTTTGCTGTAA
- a CDS encoding methyltransferase domain-containing protein, translated as MIFSTTLYVFEAAFYFDTREKFFKEAARVLKPGGNLILSDIIFENIQYFGDWIVTPKNIVKDIDEYKHHYQQAGLQILEVVNVTDDCWENHYRYLKSWLLKELAAGDIDEEAYQLNVGAIDGLLNTSSIDYLLVSAKKPVKNI; from the coding sequence ATGATTTTTTCGACAACATTATATGTGTTTGAAGCGGCATTCTACTTTGATACTAGGGAGAAGTTTTTCAAAGAGGCAGCGCGGGTATTGAAGCCAGGAGGTAATCTGATTCTTTCTGATATAATCTTTGAAAATATACAGTATTTCGGTGATTGGATTGTTACCCCCAAAAATATTGTCAAAGATATTGATGAGTATAAACATCATTACCAACAGGCAGGATTACAAATTTTAGAAGTTGTAAATGTCACAGATGATTGTTGGGAAAACCATTACCGCTATCTAAAATCTTGGCTTTTAAAGGAATTAGCAGCAGGAGATATAGATGAAGAAGCTTATCAGTTGAATGTGGGAGCTATAGATGGTTTGCTAAATACTTCATCTATTGATTATTTGTTAGTTTCAGCAAAGAAGCCTGTAAAAAATATTTGA
- a CDS encoding class I SAM-dependent methyltransferase, translating to MEKLLMFIGEKKGNILDVGCGLGATTSYLLKYYSPAEVFGINISAKQLERSTVNAPGCSLICMDAVQMEFEDDFFDNIICV from the coding sequence ATGGAAAAACTTTTAATGTTTATTGGGGAAAAGAAGGGCAATATTCTTGATGTTGGTTGCGGTTTGGGAGCAACTACCAGTTATCTACTCAAGTATTACTCACCTGCTGAAGTTTTTGGTATTAATATTTCTGCCAAGCAACTCGAAAGAAGTACAGTTAACGCACCAGGCTGTAGCTTAATTTGCATGGATGCCGTGCAGATGGAATTTGAAGATGATTTTTTCGACAACATTATATGTGTTTGA
- a CDS encoding amino acid adenylation domain-containing protein encodes MKVVEFLSYLNSLDIKIWLEEEKLRYHAPKGAMTTEIKQEIGTKKPEILAFLKEAKTPSSSVESAITPVPRDKDLPLSFAQQRLWFLHQLSPESHSYNMLEALRLDGSPNIAALSQSLNELVRRHEILRTSFPTVDGKPIQLIAPDTALNLPIHDLQGLSAEEQTERIREMAKSIASQPFDLAVGPLIEFTLLQLSEQEYVLLLKMHHIIYDGWSLSIFFGELSQLYTAFAQGLPSPLPELPIQYADFAFWQRQWLTGEVLDRQLNYWQKQLAGVPPVLELPSDRPRPPVQSFQGAVESFLLDSDLTQRLKQLSQESETTLFMTLLAAFLVLLSRYSGQLDIVVGSPIANRNSKSVEQLMGFFANTLALRGDLSGNPSFADFLAQVRQTTLSAYSHQDLPFEMLVEKLQPDRDLSRNPLVQVLFSLQNTPQSSSNLPGLTIQNMSLPVDVKVRFDLEVNFWEVPSGLEGVWCYNTDLFDAATITQIGQHFQPLIKAIVANPKARISELSLLSAAERHQLLVEWNHNQADYSSDKCIHQLFEEQVKRTPDAVAIVFENQQLTYDELNCRANQLAHYLRSLGVSADVLVGLCVERSPEMVVGMLGILKTGGAYLPLDPEYPQERLSFMLADTQVKVLLTQKKLVESLSQHQVRVICLDALQTVNQDNLNSTVSSENLSYVIYTSGSTGKPKGVAVTHQAVNRLVLNTNYIQLSSSDAYGRKLRIAQAANIAFDAATFEIWGALLHGAMLVIIPQSVLLSPQEFAVNIRSHEISVLFLTTALFNQLASFVPQAFSSLQYLLFGGEAVDPKWVQEVLDKGAPQQLLHVYGPTENTTFSSWYLVEESPTTAKTIPIGRPIANTQIYILDEHLQPVPVGVPGELHLGGAGLARGYFNRPELTNEKFIPNPFEETRGSKLYKTGDKARYLSDGNIQYLGRIDNQVKIRGFRIELGEIEAVLRQHSDVQVSCVIVREDTPGEKRLVAYVVLQKEATLTPSELRQFLADKLPAYMVPNAFVILESLPLTPNGKVDHRALRAINNISNFKKFVEPRNQLELQLVQIWSKTLKVDKVGVQDNFFDLGGHSLLAAYLMDQIQQQFGKNLPLTTLFQNPTIEQLATIVQTDSDYSNSSCLVALQPNGSNLPFFCVPGAPGKPFYFYHLGRYLGLDQPLYSFENNLHELKPNPRLEDIASHYIQAMQAVQPQGPYFLGGHSYGGNVVFEMAQQLVAQGDEVALLVVIDASASTYKDKQFLADYIDWDDDMWLAEVSKGIKLFLDKNVDISYDTLQSLTTEEQLKYVLHYFKMANMLPPNAQTTELKNLVQAYKTSCLCLVDYLPKQIYPGKLTILRANEDLSDDPNSHLNSEDSQDLSLGWSEFCTETVDIHFVLGNHITLMAEPHVQVLAEYLKDCIKKAWK; translated from the coding sequence ATGAAAGTAGTAGAGTTTTTATCTTATTTAAATAGTTTAGATATTAAAATTTGGCTGGAAGAAGAAAAGCTACGATATCATGCTCCCAAGGGAGCGATGACAACAGAAATTAAGCAAGAAATAGGCACAAAAAAACCTGAAATTCTCGCTTTTTTAAAAGAAGCGAAAACGCCCTCTAGCTCTGTTGAATCAGCCATTACTCCCGTCCCACGAGATAAAGATTTACCCCTCTCTTTTGCCCAGCAGAGACTCTGGTTTTTGCACCAGCTTTCACCCGAAAGTCATTCTTACAATATGCTGGAGGCTCTGCGGCTAGATGGCTCACCCAATATAGCTGCACTCTCTCAGAGCCTGAATGAACTCGTTCGCCGCCACGAAATTTTAAGAACCAGTTTCCCCACGGTAGATGGAAAACCTATCCAGCTAATTGCCCCGGACACTGCCTTAAATTTGCCAATCCATGACTTGCAGGGGTTGTCAGCCGAGGAACAAACTGAGCGCATTCGAGAAATGGCGAAGTCTATTGCGTCCCAGCCCTTCGATTTGGCTGTGGGGCCATTAATAGAATTTACCCTACTGCAACTGAGTGAACAGGAGTATGTACTGCTGTTGAAGATGCACCACATTATTTATGATGGCTGGTCTTTGAGTATCTTCTTTGGTGAATTATCTCAGTTATATACAGCTTTCGCTCAAGGATTGCCCTCGCCACTACCTGAATTACCCATCCAGTACGCCGACTTTGCCTTTTGGCAACGCCAGTGGCTGACAGGCGAAGTTCTCGATCGCCAACTCAATTATTGGCAAAAACAGTTAGCGGGTGTCCCTCCTGTATTAGAATTGCCTAGCGATCGCCCCCGTCCCCCAGTCCAGTCTTTTCAGGGTGCAGTTGAGTCTTTTCTACTAGATAGCGACCTCACACAACGCCTTAAGCAACTGAGCCAGGAGTCAGAGACAACTCTGTTTATGACCCTACTAGCAGCTTTTTTGGTCTTGCTCTCTCGTTATAGTGGTCAGTTAGATATTGTTGTTGGCTCACCCATCGCTAACCGCAACAGCAAGAGCGTCGAGCAGCTAATGGGATTTTTTGCTAACACCCTAGCATTAAGGGGCGATCTCTCTGGAAACCCCAGCTTTGCTGACTTTTTAGCGCAAGTGCGGCAAACCACTTTGTCAGCATACTCCCACCAAGACTTACCCTTTGAAATGTTGGTGGAAAAATTACAGCCAGACCGAGATTTAAGTCGTAATCCCCTGGTACAGGTGCTGTTCTCCCTCCAAAATACCCCACAGTCTTCTAGCAATTTGCCAGGTTTAACTATCCAGAATATGTCCTTGCCAGTTGATGTAAAAGTCAGATTTGACCTAGAAGTAAACTTCTGGGAGGTTCCCTCCGGTCTAGAGGGTGTTTGGTGCTATAACACTGATTTATTTGATGCCGCTACAATTACCCAAATCGGCCAACATTTTCAACCTTTAATTAAAGCAATTGTCGCCAATCCGAAAGCGCGAATTTCTGAATTATCACTGTTGAGTGCAGCAGAACGCCATCAATTGTTAGTGGAGTGGAACCACAATCAAGCAGACTATTCATCTGATAAATGTATTCATCAGTTATTTGAGGAGCAGGTAAAACGCACACCTGATGCAGTGGCAATTGTATTTGAAAATCAACAACTGACTTATGATGAGTTAAATTGTCGTGCTAACCAGCTAGCTCATTACTTGCGGTCTTTGGGAGTGTCGGCAGATGTGCTAGTTGGGTTGTGTGTGGAGCGATCGCCAGAAATGGTTGTGGGAATGTTGGGAATTCTCAAGACGGGTGGAGCATATCTGCCACTTGACCCGGAATATCCCCAAGAGCGTTTAAGCTTTATGCTCGCAGACACTCAGGTAAAAGTACTTTTGACTCAAAAGAAATTGGTAGAGTCACTTTCTCAACATCAGGTTCGTGTCATCTGCTTAGATGCATTGCAAACCGTCAATCAAGACAATCTCAACAGCACAGTCAGTTCGGAAAACTTATCCTATGTAATTTATACCTCCGGTTCTACAGGGAAACCCAAGGGAGTCGCCGTCACTCATCAGGCTGTAAATCGACTGGTGTTAAATACCAACTATATACAGTTATCTTCTAGCGATGCCTACGGCCGTAAACTACGCATTGCTCAAGCTGCAAACATTGCTTTTGATGCTGCAACATTTGAAATTTGGGGAGCATTGCTACACGGAGCCATGCTAGTGATTATTCCTCAATCTGTATTACTTTCACCTCAAGAATTTGCTGTAAATATCCGCTCCCATGAAATCAGCGTCTTATTTTTAACCACAGCTTTATTCAATCAGTTAGCCAGTTTTGTACCACAGGCATTTAGTTCTCTACAATATTTATTATTTGGTGGTGAAGCGGTTGATCCCAAATGGGTGCAAGAAGTATTAGACAAAGGCGCTCCCCAGCAACTGCTGCATGTCTATGGGCCAACAGAAAATACCACTTTTTCTTCTTGGTACTTGGTAGAGGAATCACCAACTACAGCCAAAACTATCCCTATTGGCCGTCCCATTGCCAACACGCAAATCTACATCTTAGACGAGCATCTGCAACCAGTACCTGTGGGTGTGCCAGGAGAATTACATCTTGGTGGTGCAGGATTGGCACGAGGCTATTTCAACCGTCCAGAATTGACCAATGAGAAATTCATCCCCAATCCGTTTGAGGAGACAAGAGGCAGTAAATTATATAAAACTGGGGATAAGGCTCGGTACTTGAGCGATGGCAACATCCAATACTTAGGACGCATCGACAATCAGGTAAAAATTCGGGGCTTCCGCATCGAATTGGGAGAAATTGAAGCAGTATTGAGGCAACATAGCGATGTACAAGTATCTTGCGTCATTGTCCGCGAAGATACCCCAGGTGAGAAGCGCTTAGTCGCCTATGTAGTGCTGCAAAAAGAGGCGACACTTACACCAAGCGAACTGCGCCAGTTTCTTGCTGATAAACTACCCGCATACATGGTTCCTAATGCTTTTGTCATCCTAGAGTCCCTGCCTCTAACTCCTAACGGTAAAGTAGACCACCGCGCATTAAGAGCAATTAATAACATCAGTAACTTCAAAAAATTTGTCGAACCCCGTAACCAATTAGAACTGCAACTAGTACAAATCTGGTCAAAAACTCTTAAGGTTGACAAAGTAGGAGTACAAGATAACTTTTTTGACCTTGGCGGTCATTCCCTTTTAGCTGCCTACTTAATGGATCAAATTCAGCAGCAGTTTGGTAAAAATTTGCCCTTAACAACCCTTTTTCAAAATCCAACTATTGAACAGTTGGCAACAATTGTGCAAACAGACTCCGATTACTCTAATTCGTCTTGTTTGGTAGCACTTCAGCCCAATGGTTCAAACTTACCTTTCTTCTGCGTTCCTGGCGCTCCTGGTAAGCCTTTCTACTTCTATCACTTAGGGCGTTATTTAGGGCTAGACCAACCATTATATAGTTTTGAAAATAATCTCCACGAATTAAAGCCCAACCCCCGGCTTGAAGATATAGCGAGTCATTATATTCAAGCCATGCAAGCTGTGCAACCCCAAGGGCCATACTTTTTGGGAGGGCATTCTTATGGAGGTAACGTAGTTTTTGAAATGGCCCAACAGTTAGTTGCTCAGGGAGATGAGGTTGCTCTACTAGTCGTAATTGATGCATCTGCATCAACTTATAAAGACAAGCAATTCCTGGCTGATTACATTGATTGGGATGATGATATGTGGCTAGCTGAGGTGAGTAAAGGAATAAAACTTTTTTTAGATAAAAACGTTGATATTTCCTACGATACTCTCCAAAGTTTGACTACGGAGGAGCAACTAAAATATGTTTTACACTATTTCAAAATGGCAAATATGCTGCCTCCTAATGCTCAAACTACGGAACTTAAAAATCTCGTACAGGCTTATAAAACTAGTTGTTTATGTCTAGTTGATTATCTACCAAAACAGATTTATCCAGGTAAACTTACCATTCTACGGGCTAACGAGGATTTGTCAGATGACCCTAATAGTCATTTAAATTCTGAGGATTCACAGGATTTATCCTTGGGCTGGAGCGAGTTTTGTACCGAAACAGTAGATATCCATTTTGTACTAGGCAACCATATCACGCTTATGGCTGAACCCCATGTGCAAGTTTTAGCCGAATATTTGAAAGATTGCATCAAGAAAGCATGGAAATAG